The sequence CAGATTCTCACTGAGCTTGCCCTTGGAAAAGGCGCAGAACTGACACTTGAAGTAACAGACATTGGTGTAGTTGATATTGCGATTCACGACATAGCTGACGGTATCGCCGCACACTTGCTGGCGAAGCCGGTCCGCACTGCGACAGACGGCCGCAAAATCATCGCCGCGCGCAGCAAACAGTTGAACAATCTCGTCTTCGTCAAGGCGCTCCCCGGCTTCGGCACGGCGCAGAATCGCCGCGATCGGACGGCTGGCCGCCACGCGCTCTTTACGCAGCAGCGCCATGTCGCTGTCGGGCGCCGAATCACTCTGTCCGGTGAGCCAGTCGTCAACTCTGGGCATCCCCTGTCCATCAACCGCCTGCAACAGGCGGGGCCGCAAGGCCTTATCCAGCCAGCGCTCGGCATCGCGAATATAGCGGGGATATATTGTCAGTCGTTCCTGAAGCAGCTTGCCACTCAAGGCCGTTTCCTTCACCAGCCGCTCCACATGGGGCCAAGGCGCCTCGGGATTGACGAAGTCAGGGGTGACCGGTGATACCCCGCCCCAGTCATTGATTCCCGCCGCCACAATCTGTGGCAATACGCCGGGGCTGAGATTCGGCGGCGCCTGAATACTCATCTCTGCACCGAAGATCAACCGAGCAACGGCGATGGTCCAGAGCAATTCGTCCAGGTCCGGTTCGGGAGCCGAAGCCATTTTGGTATCGGGCTTGGCGCGGAAATTCTGAATAATGATTTCCTGCAGATGGCCGTGCTGCTTATGCAGGGCTCTCAAGGCCAGCAGCGACTCAATCCGCTCGCGACGCGTTTCGCCGATACCAATCAAAATCCCGGAGGTGAATGGCACACAGGCCCGCCCCGCTCTGGCCAGCGTTTCCAGGCGCACGGCAGGAGCTTTGTCGGGTGACCCGTAGTGCGGCATCCCTTTCTCACAAAGACGCTCCGACGCAGACTCCAGCATAATGCCCATCGATGCCGACACCGGCCGCAACATGGCAATCTCGTCATCGGTCATACAGCCCGCATTGATATGCGGCAGCACTGACGTTTCTTCCAGCACCCGCCCGGCAACATGGGCCAGGTATTCCAGCGTCGATGCAAAACCCATTTCCGCCAGCGCCTCACGCGCCGCGCGATAACGCAATTCCGGCTTTTCCCCCAAGGTAAACAGGGCTTCCTTGCAGCCCAGCTTTTCCGCCTCGCGGACCTGCGCCAAGACCTGCTCTACCGGCATATAGGCCTGCTCGATGCGCTTGGGCGTTTTGGCAAAGGTGCAGTAATGGCAGACATCGCGACACAGGTGTGTCAGCGGAATAAAAACCTTGCGGGAGTATGTCACAACGCCGCCGTAGCCGCGGTCGCGAAGCTCACCGGCAACCTCCGCCAGCGCGGCGGTGTCCGAATAGTCAGCCAGCGCCAATGCCTCTGAGTCAATGAGGGCACGCTGCCGGACGGCATCGAGTATGGCGGGCATGGATGTTGTGCTCATGATCCTTGTTGCTCCCTGTTGAGCAGGTTCGGTTCAGTATTCATTTGCCGCAAACGGCGGGCGATACCACTGCGGTGAAGATAGGCCATCGTCTGTGGCGCACACTCCCGGTCCCCCTGACTGACCAGCGCCAACAGGTCGTCACGAGTGTCAATATCTTGCGCCAGGCAGGGGCTTTGCTGCACGTAAAAATGCAAGCCTGCGTACTCGGCTTCCTGTCGGTGGGCATCCAGACTATTTTCGCCGTAGCGCAGCGGGATGCGGCGCTGCAATGGCATTAACACGGCGTTACTGCCGCTGCCGTGACGGTCAGTGGCGATGGCAACCGCGTCGTCAGCATAGCCCTGCAGCGCGCAGAGCTGCTGCAATTCGCTGATATTCAATAACGGCAAGTCGCCGTGCACAATCATCACTCGACTCGGCGCGTCCGCCCGCGAAGCAATGCGGGAGAGCGCAGCCTCCAGCACCGCATTCAGGCCACTGCCCAGTTCGCTTTCGGGCCAGCAGTCGGCGGCAAAATGCTCCGCCAGCAGATGCGCGGCAGGGTCGTCCGAGACCAAAATCAGCCGACGATTTTCAGGCAGCGTAGACAGCACGGCCATTACGTCTTCCACCATGTGCTGAAACAGCGCCCGCCGCTCTGCCACACTCAAGCAGCCCGACAGGCGCTGCTTGGCTTTAACAAAATCTTTGAGAGGCAGAAGCAACCACATAGATCAATGCAGCTCCGCTAGCAGGCTCAGGGTATCGACGGCGAGTTGGCGTTTACTGGCCAGATCCCTCATCAGGCTCTGGGCGGTACGACACTGGCGACGGGGATTGGCAATCTGCGCACACTGTTCTCGGTCGCAGTCATCGATAATAAATCCATCAAGCAGATCGCCATAATAGTCCGCCACCGCGGCGGCAGTATTCGGCATATCCAGCTCTTCCATCAGCTTGGCTGCGGGCCCTTTTACCGCGCGCCCGGAAATAATCGGAGAAACGCCAACAACCGGCACACCGGCAGCGGCAATCGCCTCACGACAGCCGCGCAGGGACAGAATCGGATCAATGCTCAAAAACGGATTGGAAGGGCAAATCACAATGCCGGTCAGCGCCGGGTCTGCCAATGCCTCATGGACGGCCGGATTCAGTTCGGCCGCGTCAATGCCCTCGAAAACGATGCGTTCAACTTTCGGCTCGCAGCGCTCACGAACAAAGTATTCCTGGAATGCCAGCTCACCCTGGTCGCTGTGAACCCGCGTTGCCACGCTCTGCTCGGTCATCGGCAGCAATCGGCAGGGGCTGCCCAGACGCTCTGCCAGCGCAGCGGTCACCGCGGTCAGCGATTCCCCTCGGCGCAGGGCCATGGTTCTGAAAAGGTGGGTAGCAAGATCCTGATCACCCAACTGGAACCACTCGTCTCCTGTCAGGCGCCGCATGGCAACCATGGTACGCCAGCTCTCGTCGCGCAGCCCCCAGCCACGCTCTTCGTCATTCAGGTCCGCGAGGGCGTAAAGAATCGAGTCGATATCGGGGCAGATGCGCAGGTCCCAGTAGTCGAAATCGTCGGCCGTATTCGCAACCACGGTCAGTTGATCGGGCGCCAGACATTCAGCCAGTCCTCTGGCCAGCTTGGCCCCGCCGACGCCACCGCTGAGCGCAACAATTTTCCCGGAAAAAACCTGCATCAGCGGAACATGTCCTTATCTCGATCGCGCAACAGTGCGGCCGATCCCTGCTCGGCGGGACGCAATTTGGCACCGCGCATCAGCACAACCGGACTGCCCTCGTCAGCCTGTCCCATAACGTAGGACGCCGCCGCCGCCAATTCATCGGCCACCGCAATTTCGGTCACTTCGAGCACACGGCCATACAGGTCGCGATCACCGATACGGTTCTCGACCACCTCGAAGCCCGCTGTTCCCAGCGCAAAGCCGATTGTGCCGTGACGCCAGGCGCGCCCGGCGCTGTCGTTAATGATGACGGCAACATTCACGCCGCACTGCTCGGCCAGATAGCGCCGCAGCGCCGCCGCGCTGGCGTCGGGGTCCAACGGCAACAGGAGTACCTGCGGATCGTCCTCACTGCCGGGAATATTGGACTTATCGATACCGGCATTGGCCTGCACGACACCGTGGCGGGTTTCCACAATCACCACGCCAGGCCGAGCTCTAAGAATCTCGCGAGACTCACGCAGCAACAGTTCCATCTGACGAGGATCTTTGTCGCAGCGCTCGGCCAGCTCTCTCGCCTGCTCTCCGGGTTCAACCTCGGCCAGCCGTGCATAGCGACCTTCGGCTTTGGAGACAATTTTCTGTGCCAGCACCAGTACATCGCCGTCCTGCAATGACAAGCCATTGTCATCCAGGCAGCGAAGAATCTGTGCACCGAGCTCATCCCCTGGTTCTACCAGCGGGTAGCCCTGCAAAGCCCAAAGTTGAAGTTGCGAACTGGCCATCGGAGACCTTACTGATCAGTACCGGTCAGCTTGATACCAGCGTGGCACTTGTACTGTTTGTTAATAAAGATAAGCAAGGACGTCATCGCCTCTACCGCCGCTGCATTGGCAATACTGCCTGCATGAAAACCGCGCAGCCCGGCGGCTTCCACCAACTCAATGACCGCAGCACGGGCGTCTTTACTGTCGCCGCACACCAGCACGTCACAATCCAGTTCTGACCCTTCCTGAAGGTGCACTGCCGCCACATTCTGGAAGGCGGAAACCACCTGCACGCCCTCACCGAGAATCTGCTGGGCAATCTGGCCAGCAGAACCTTCCTCAGGCAATTGCACGCGCGCAACCTTCGGCGGCACCAACGGCACGGTCACATCAATCAGAATTTTACCCTGCAATGCATTTTTCAGCAATTCCAAGGTATCGCGCTGGTGAGCAAAAGGAACCGTCAGTGCAGCGATGTCCGCTGCCTCGGCGGCAGCCAGATTATCCATGGCCTCCACATTGACCGCATCAACGCCGCGCTCGGCCATCAGCGCCTTCAATTCGGCAACCGCCTGCTCGGCCTTTTCCTGAGTCCGAGAACCGATGATGACCCGGTAGCCCGCCTGCGCCCAGCGCCGCGCCAAACCCGTACCCAGATTGCCTGTACCGCCAAGAATCGCTATCACCGAATGCGTAGACATAAATACCACCTTGTTATGATTGCTATAGCGCGGCGCCAAGTCATCTTGAAGCCACCACGCGCGATAAAGTCGAGCTAGTGTAACCACAGCCCCTGTGGGCGAACACTGACAAAACGAGTCAAATGCTTAGATAAATACGACCATATTAAAGCATGGGCTAACACGCTAAACTGTCGCCCGCGAAAAAACGCAGAAAATCGCCCGATTTAAAGAGGCGACATTAGAACATAATTCTCATCACGACAGCGAACGAGGTAGGTAAGCGGCAATGCAAAGCGCACTGGATTTTTCGGGTAAGGTAGTCATTGTTACAGGGGGCGGAAAAGGCGTTGGAAAAGGGATAAGCGAACGCTTTCTTGAGGCCGGTGCCGATGTCGCCATCTGCGGCCGTTCCGAACCGGAAAGCCTGCCCACAGCCAACGGTCGCACTGCATTTTACAGAGCTCTGGACGTCCGGGACCCCGATGCCGTTCAGGCTTTTGTCAGTGAAGTCGCCGAACATTTTGGGCGCATCGATGTTCTGGTGAATAACGCTGGCGGCGCGCCCTTTGCCGACGCCGCCACCGCGTCACCGCGCTTCTCGGAGTCCATTGTTCGCCTGAATCTACTCGCGCCACTGTTTTTTGCCCAGGCCTGCAATGCGGTTATGCAACAGCAGCAAAGCGGCGGCAGCATTGTGAACATCGCCTCAGTCAGTGCCCAACGCCCCTCTCCGGGCACCGCTGCCTATGGCGCCGCGAAGGCGGGACTGATGAGTCTCGGCACGTCGCTCGCCGTGGAGTGGGCACCCAAGGTTCGTTGTAACACGATTATTGCCGGACTGATTCGTACCGAGCAGTCGCACCTTCACTACGGCGATGAAGAAGGCATCGCGGCTGTCGGACGGACCATACCGCTGGGACGCATGGCCGTGCCGCAGGATATTGCCGATGCCTGCCTGTTCCTCGCCAGCGATATGGCCAGCTACATTAGCGGAGCCTCGCTGACCGTCCATGGCGGCGGTGAAAAACCCGCCTTTCTGGACGCCGCGAACGTCGACCAGAAATAAGCCAAAGCGCGGTGCCGCTCCCTGCGGCGCCGCTTATAAAACCCGTACGATCTTGAGCGTATTGGTGTGATTGTCGACACCAATCTGATCACCCATGGTCATCAGAATCAGATCGCCCGCCGCCACATGGCCTCTTGCCTTCAGCTCTTCCACACAATCCTCTGTCGTCACCCCTGCTTCCGGACTGGCAACGGCAAAGACACCGCGATACAGACTGACGCGATTGCAGGTGCTTTCATTGCGACTGAAGGCAAAAATAGGTATCCCTGAGGTCAGCCGCGACATCAACAACACCGTTCGGCCGGTTTCCGTCAGCGACACAATGGCCTTAACCCCCTGCTGGTGGTTGGCGGCATAAACGGCGCTCATGGCCAGCGTCTCCTCAACCGAATCGAAGCTGCGCTCCAGCCGATAACTGGATTTTCGAGCTGAGGGATAGCGCTCTGCGCCCTCACAGTTTCTGGCCATCGCCTTGACCGTTTCCACCGGGTATTTGCCGGCTGCGGTCTCGGCAGACAACATCACCGCATCGGTGCCGTCGAGCACCGCGTTAGCCACATCAAAGACCTCTGCACGGGTCGGGATGGGATTACTGATCATCGACTCCATCATCTGCGTGGCCGTGATAACCGGCCGATTCAAGCGTCGCGCACGTTTGATAATATGCTTCTGCAAACCAATAAGACTGGCATCACCAATTTCAACACCCAGATCGCCGCGCGCCACCATGACCCCGTCGCAGGCGCGAATCAGCTCATCCAGATGCTCTTCTTCCGCAACGGCCTCAGCGCGTTCAATCTTCCCGATGATTTGGGCAAAGCACCCCGCCTTCTGCAATTTGTCACGCGCATCGGCGATATCAGCAGCACTGCTTGGAAAGGAAATGGCTATAAAATCCAGATCCATACCGGCGGCATGTTCAATATCCTGAAGATCTTTTTCGGTCAACGCGGGTGCTGACAGGCCACCCCCCAGACGATTGATGCCCTTGCGCGAACGCAGCGTACCACTGCTTTCCGAACGACAGAGAACGGCCTCCCCCTTCACTTCGAGCACCGACAACTGAAAGCGACCATCATCAATCAACAGGGTATCGCCCGGTGCAACAGATCTCGCCAGCGGCTCGTAGTCGACTCCCAGATGCTGTTTGTCACCCTCGCCATCAGCCAGCTGCGTATCCAGCCACAGCTCATCGCCCTCGGCGATCTCCACCGCGTCACCCGCCAGCTTGCGCAGGCGAATCTTGGGCCCCTGCAGGTCGCCGAGAATGGCCACATAACAGCCCTGCTCATGGGCCAGCGTACGCAGCATTTCACAGCGGGCTTTATGTTCCTCAGCGGAACCGTGGGAAAAATTTAAGCGAAAGACATTGACCCCGGCACGGATCATGGCGCGAAGGATATCGGCAGAATCGGAAGCCGGGCCAACAGTAGCAACAATTTTTGTGCGACGCATAGTAGACTCGTAGTGACCAGTGAGGAAGGCGGGCTCTTCGTCCCGTTTTCGCTATGGTACACCGCAACACGTCAGGCTTCGACGCCCGAGCGCGGAGATTGGCGTATTGCTCAGTCCATGACTGAGGCTTCGCGTCCCCTGATGGCAGGCCCCGTTGCGGCATCATCGATACTGCCGCGCAGCAGAATGACCTCGACGCGACGGTTGCGTGCGCGGCCTTCGGCCGTATCGTTAGTATCAATCGGTCGCGTATCAGCATGTCCGGCCAGACGGAAATAGCTGGCGGAACGCCCGCTGACTTCTACGATGCGTTCCAGCACCGTCGCCGCACGCGCCGCCGACAGCTCCCAGTTGGAATGGAAGCGCTGGTTGTAGATGGGCAATTTATCCGTGTGCCCTGCAATGACGACGTGGCCGCCAATATCCTCGACCAAAACCGCGATCTTATTGATAACGGGCAAAAAGTCGCGATCCATGTCTGCGCTGCCAGAGGGGAAAGACCCTGTCTCCCGAATTCGAATCGTAATGACCCGCTCACCGTCATCGTCGACTTCCACCAGCCCTTCCTGAATTTCCACCGCCAGATGCTCTTTGACCTTTTCCAGGTCTTCGGCCAGGTCTTCCTCCGTAATCGCCATTTCCTCATTCAACGGCACTTCCGCAAAGGAACGCATATCGATGGCCGCTTCCTGACGCACCTGATTTTCTATCGTTGGCTTGGGCTGCCCGGGACTGAAATCCCGGGCAATAATGCTGGTGCCGATCGGCGGACTGAAGGCAGGCACTTCCCGCTGCACCCCAAAAGCGTCGCGCATGGAACCCGACAACTCCTTGAATTTCTGCTTGTCCATTTCCGAGAATGAAAACAGCAGTACGAAGAAGGCCAGCAACAACGACATCAGGTCGGCGAAGGTCAATACCCACGCCGGGGCGCCAGCGGAAGCCTTTTTCGTAGGCGCGTCGCTCACTACGCCTCCTCGGCCTTCTCGAGTTCGCGCTTGTTATCAGGCAGGTAGGTGACCAGCAGCGATTCCAGTACTCGCGGATTCAAGCCTTCCTGAATGCCGTCCACGGCCTCGAGAATCAGGTGGCGATTGCGACGCTCCTCCTGCGTGCGGAAGGCGAGCTTATCCGCCATCGGCAGGGCGACCGCATTGGCCAGCACCGCGCCATACAAGGTGGTCAACAGCGCCACCGCCATCGCGGGGCCGATGGCCTTGGGGTCTGACATATTGGACATCATCTGCACCAGACCGACCAGCGTACCGATCATGCCCATGGCCGGCGCGGAGTCGCCAAAGCCCCGGAAGATCGCTTCGCCCATTTCCTGGCGCTCAATGGTCAGGTTGATTTCCTTGTTGAGCAGGCGCTTGACGAACTCGGGGTCGTGGCCATCAATCGCCATCTGTACGCCCTTGTTCAGAAACTCGTTGCTGATTTCACGAGACTCCAAGCCCAGCAACCCTTCTTTGCGGGCAATACCCGCCAGCTCCACACACTCGGCAATCAGCGTTTGTGAACTGGTAGGTTTGTGGAAAAAGGCCCGCGAGGCGACCTTGAATGCCCCCAAGGTTTGCTCCAGCGGAAATTTAACCAGGTTGGCAAAGGTTGCCCCGCCGATAACAATCAGGATACTGGGCACATCGACAAAGCCACCGGCACTGCCACCCACAAAGATGGCCGCAATGATGACGCCGAGTGCGCCAAACATTCCCAGTAAGGTTGCTATATCCAAGGTCGTTCTCCGCTGCGCTATTACTGTCCCGACTGCGGGCCTCGTGATTGTTGAATCACTTGCAACTGTTATCGGCAGAAGGCCCCGGCAGCTTTAGGATTTTGTGACAGCTTGCTCGGCGAAGCGGTGATTTTCTATACGGGTTTGCCCTTGCTGAGTCCGTGTTCCACCCGCATAAAAACGAAAAAACCCGGCACTAGGCCGGGTTTCAGCAACGCAGAATTTACCGACTCAGATTCAGATAAAGAAGTCAGTATTTTCCATACCCAGCGACACGCCACCAAAGTTGCGCGCGAAACTGGTGGGGTTATTCGCCACGTGAGCGCGTGCGGTATGCACATCGCGGAAACGTTGCTGGATCTCGCTATCGTTAAATACCGAGTGACCACCCGCGACTTCAAACAGCGAGTCGATGATCTGGATGCTCTTGGTAATGACCAGCGACGCCTGGTAGCGATAACGTACGCGATCTTCCAGAGGAATCGTCTCGCCACGCTCAACCTGATCCATCATCACATCGAAATTGCGCAGCAGGATCGCTTCCATTTCGTCGATGCCGTTCTGGGCCGCAGCGATGCGCTCAACGACCTGTGTGTCGCCTGCCAGCTTGGTCGGATCACCACTGGCCTTATTCAGTACCGCGTGCTTGTAGAGATCAACCGTTGCCTTACAGGCGCCAATGGCTGGGGTAGACACCACGCGAATAAAGCTCTGTGCCCAGGGCAGGCGGTACAGCGGCGCATCGTTAACCGCCAGACCGGGGTTGGTGCCCGCAAAGCCATCGCTCTGCTTGTGAGTCATGTAATCGGGTACGAACACGTCGTCGACCACAATGTCATTACTGCCGGTGCCTTCCAGCCCCATGGAATGCCAGGTATCGACAATTTCGTAATCGCTTTTGGGGATCAGGAAGGTACGGTAGCCTTCACCCGGAATAATACCGCCAAGCAGTACCCAGGTGCAGTGATCGCTGCCGCTTGACCAGCCCCAGCGACCGCTGAAGCGGAAGCCGCCTTCAACCGGCGTCACTTTACCCATCGGCGCATAGGACGAAGACACGCGCGTGTGAATGGATTCGTTCCACACCGCCTGCTGAGCGCGGTCATCCATCATCGCCAGCTGCAGGGCGTGAACCGCGATAATACCGCTGGCCCAGGCAGTAGACATGCAGGCCTCGGCAATGGCGATCTGCATCTTGAAGAATTCCTGGGGGCGCATTTCCAGGCCGCCGTAGCGCTTGGGCTGCAGCGCGAGGAAAAAGCCGATGTCCTGCAGCGCATCAAT comes from Spongiibacter tropicus DSM 19543 and encodes:
- the pomA gene encoding flagellar motor protein PomA; the protein is MDIATLLGMFGALGVIIAAIFVGGSAGGFVDVPSILIVIGGATFANLVKFPLEQTLGAFKVASRAFFHKPTSSQTLIAECVELAGIARKEGLLGLESREISNEFLNKGVQMAIDGHDPEFVKRLLNKEINLTIERQEMGEAIFRGFGDSAPAMGMIGTLVGLVQMMSNMSDPKAIGPAMAVALLTTLYGAVLANAVALPMADKLAFRTQEERRNRHLILEAVDGIQEGLNPRVLESLLVTYLPDNKRELEKAEEA
- the cofC gene encoding 2-phospho-L-lactate guanylyltransferase, whose product is MWLLLPLKDFVKAKQRLSGCLSVAERRALFQHMVEDVMAVLSTLPENRRLILVSDDPAAHLLAEHFAADCWPESELGSGLNAVLEAALSRIASRADAPSRVMIVHGDLPLLNISELQQLCALQGYADDAVAIATDRHGSGSNAVLMPLQRRIPLRYGENSLDAHRQEAEYAGLHFYVQQSPCLAQDIDTRDDLLALVSQGDRECAPQTMAYLHRSGIARRLRQMNTEPNLLNREQQGS
- the cofE gene encoding coenzyme F420-0:L-glutamate ligase produces the protein MASSQLQLWALQGYPLVEPGDELGAQILRCLDDNGLSLQDGDVLVLAQKIVSKAEGRYARLAEVEPGEQARELAERCDKDPRQMELLLRESREILRARPGVVIVETRHGVVQANAGIDKSNIPGSEDDPQVLLLPLDPDASAAALRRYLAEQCGVNVAVIINDSAGRAWRHGTIGFALGTAGFEVVENRIGDRDLYGRVLEVTEIAVADELAAAASYVMGQADEGSPVVLMRGAKLRPAEQGSAALLRDRDKDMFR
- a CDS encoding SDR family oxidoreductase, with translation MQSALDFSGKVVIVTGGGKGVGKGISERFLEAGADVAICGRSEPESLPTANGRTAFYRALDVRDPDAVQAFVSEVAEHFGRIDVLVNNAGGAPFADAATASPRFSESIVRLNLLAPLFFAQACNAVMQQQQSGGSIVNIASVSAQRPSPGTAAYGAAKAGLMSLGTSLAVEWAPKVRCNTIIAGLIRTEQSHLHYGDEEGIAAVGRTIPLGRMAVPQDIADACLFLASDMASYISGASLTVHGGGEKPAFLDAANVDQK
- a CDS encoding flagellar motor protein MotB; the encoded protein is MSDAPTKKASAGAPAWVLTFADLMSLLLAFFVLLFSFSEMDKQKFKELSGSMRDAFGVQREVPAFSPPIGTSIIARDFSPGQPKPTIENQVRQEAAIDMRSFAEVPLNEEMAITEEDLAEDLEKVKEHLAVEIQEGLVEVDDDGERVITIRIRETGSFPSGSADMDRDFLPVINKIAVLVEDIGGHVVIAGHTDKLPIYNQRFHSNWELSAARAATVLERIVEVSGRSASYFRLAGHADTRPIDTNDTAEGRARNRRVEVILLRGSIDDAATGPAIRGREASVMD
- the cofD gene encoding 2-phospho-L-lactate transferase — translated: MQVFSGKIVALSGGVGGAKLARGLAECLAPDQLTVVANTADDFDYWDLRICPDIDSILYALADLNDEERGWGLRDESWRTMVAMRRLTGDEWFQLGDQDLATHLFRTMALRRGESLTAVTAALAERLGSPCRLLPMTEQSVATRVHSDQGELAFQEYFVRERCEPKVERIVFEGIDAAELNPAVHEALADPALTGIVICPSNPFLSIDPILSLRGCREAIAAAGVPVVGVSPIISGRAVKGPAAKLMEELDMPNTAAAVADYYGDLLDGFIIDDCDREQCAQIANPRRQCRTAQSLMRDLASKRQLAVDTLSLLAELH
- a CDS encoding acyl-CoA dehydrogenase family protein, with translation MSAVAASESNATNNFDTMMAAIKELQPVFRERAPQTRKERKVPQASIDALQDIGFFLALQPKRYGGLEMRPQEFFKMQIAIAEACMSTAWASGIIAVHALQLAMMDDRAQQAVWNESIHTRVSSSYAPMGKVTPVEGGFRFSGRWGWSSGSDHCTWVLLGGIIPGEGYRTFLIPKSDYEIVDTWHSMGLEGTGSNDIVVDDVFVPDYMTHKQSDGFAGTNPGLAVNDAPLYRLPWAQSFIRVVSTPAIGACKATVDLYKHAVLNKASGDPTKLAGDTQVVERIAAAQNGIDEMEAILLRNFDVMMDQVERGETIPLEDRVRYRYQASLVITKSIQIIDSLFEVAGGHSVFNDSEIQQRFRDVHTARAHVANNPTSFARNFGGVSLGMENTDFFI
- the cofH gene encoding 5-amino-6-(D-ribitylamino)uracil--L-tyrosine 4-hydroxyphenyl transferase CofH, with translation MSTTSMPAILDAVRQRALIDSEALALADYSDTAALAEVAGELRDRGYGGVVTYSRKVFIPLTHLCRDVCHYCTFAKTPKRIEQAYMPVEQVLAQVREAEKLGCKEALFTLGEKPELRYRAAREALAEMGFASTLEYLAHVAGRVLEETSVLPHINAGCMTDDEIAMLRPVSASMGIMLESASERLCEKGMPHYGSPDKAPAVRLETLARAGRACVPFTSGILIGIGETRRERIESLLALRALHKQHGHLQEIIIQNFRAKPDTKMASAPEPDLDELLWTIAVARLIFGAEMSIQAPPNLSPGVLPQIVAAGINDWGGVSPVTPDFVNPEAPWPHVERLVKETALSGKLLQERLTIYPRYIRDAERWLDKALRPRLLQAVDGQGMPRVDDWLTGQSDSAPDSDMALLRKERVAASRPIAAILRRAEAGERLDEDEIVQLFAARGDDFAAVCRSADRLRQQVCGDTVSYVVNRNINYTNVCYFKCQFCAFSKGKLSENLRGRPYDLSAEEIARRADEAWQRGATEVCMQGGIHPEYTGQTYLDILATLRAASPDMHIHAFSPLEVWQGAETLGLPLEEFLRQLKAAGLNSLPGTAAEVLDDEVRAVLCPDKINTQQWLTVMETAHGVGLPTTATIMFGHVDGYQHWARHLLAIRDLQARSGGFTELVPLPFVASESPIYLKGNARRGPTFRESLLMHAVARLVLHGLIDNIQASWVKMGEAGVLACLNAGANDLGGTLMNETITRAAGASHGEEVGPAEMDARIRAMSRSPRQRNTLYGEADPAQRERAARAESLKDVVNTPASKYERSKRGLIASG
- the npdG gene encoding NADPH-dependent F420 reductase, whose protein sequence is MSTHSVIAILGGTGNLGTGLARRWAQAGYRVIIGSRTQEKAEQAVAELKALMAERGVDAVNVEAMDNLAAAEAADIAALTVPFAHQRDTLELLKNALQGKILIDVTVPLVPPKVARVQLPEEGSAGQIAQQILGEGVQVVSAFQNVAAVHLQEGSELDCDVLVCGDSKDARAAVIELVEAAGLRGFHAGSIANAAAVEAMTSLLIFINKQYKCHAGIKLTGTDQ
- the pyk gene encoding pyruvate kinase, whose product is MRRTKIVATVGPASDSADILRAMIRAGVNVFRLNFSHGSAEEHKARCEMLRTLAHEQGCYVAILGDLQGPKIRLRKLAGDAVEIAEGDELWLDTQLADGEGDKQHLGVDYEPLARSVAPGDTLLIDDGRFQLSVLEVKGEAVLCRSESSGTLRSRKGINRLGGGLSAPALTEKDLQDIEHAAGMDLDFIAISFPSSAADIADARDKLQKAGCFAQIIGKIERAEAVAEEEHLDELIRACDGVMVARGDLGVEIGDASLIGLQKHIIKRARRLNRPVITATQMMESMISNPIPTRAEVFDVANAVLDGTDAVMLSAETAAGKYPVETVKAMARNCEGAERYPSARKSSYRLERSFDSVEETLAMSAVYAANHQQGVKAIVSLTETGRTVLLMSRLTSGIPIFAFSRNESTCNRVSLYRGVFAVASPEAGVTTEDCVEELKARGHVAAGDLILMTMGDQIGVDNHTNTLKIVRVL